From the genome of Desulfobacterales bacterium:
AAGATGCCTCATCGTTTCTCTGTCCGACAAAAACCTCGAAACAGGCTGGCCATTCACAAGGCTTCTTCTCGCTATCTCAGTGAATTTTCACTGTACTTTATATAAAATACTATTGACAAGTCTAAGCTTGTCGCCTGTTTATTTTTCTGTATATCATTCAAAATGGAACGATATCCAACTGGAAGAGAACTCCGATGCTCTCAATCCCTTCATCGTTGCAGACACAATTTGAGGCATGTTTACGGAACAAGAAGGTTCCGAATAGCACGCATGCGGCCTGGGAATTTGTCTGGCAGATGATCTACACCCACACCATTAAAAGCCAAACCATCAAACAAAGAGGCCAGAAGTCGGCTTGACTTCCAAAAGCCGTCCTAATACTCAATTTCATAAAGGCCTCCCCTTCTCCTGACTCCTGTTTATTGGTCGGTCTCGCAACAACACACAAAAAGTCTGAAGTAACCGCAGAGAGCGCAGAGGGCGCAAGGCTAATCATTTAAAATAATAGAATTTTCTCTGCGTCCCCTGCGTACTCAGCGGTAAAAATTTTAGTTTTTACAAGTCCATCATACTTGATACACGAAATCGCCAGGATAGCAAGAACTAAGAATACCAGATTTATGCCAGGTTTTTACCAGGTAAAAATACTAGGGCTGTACCGGAAAATCAGGTCCCAGCGCGGGATTGCGGGGGGAGAGGACTTTCGGAACAGGTGGGGGAAAATATGGATTTATTTTGCGTCAGGCCGGAATTTGCAGCCGGCCGCAGTAAAAGGTAATTCTCCGACAGGCTCCTTAGGGTGCCATCAAGAAACGTAGCTCCGGCGCGGGCTTGGAATGTGGCTGTGGGGGAGTGTTTTTTGGGAGAAAAAAGTGATGGTGCTCGGTGAGAGGATGTGGTACCTGTCCGGGGACAGGGGGAGGGCGGCAATTGATGAGTTTCTGGACAAAACTGGGCATCAGCGGTCCCGGACCGCTGATCGACTGGGAGATCACCCCGGCCGCCACCTACGGCCTGTTCGAGTGCCGCGGTGATATGACCAAGGTGCGCAGCCGGGCTGAGCGGTATTATTATTTCTATATCGACAACTGGCAGCAGCCGGCCACCCTCTGCCTGATGGAACGGGGGATGCGTCATGCCCGGGTGCTGGCCCGGGTGGCGGCGCCGCAAGAGCTGATCGACTCCGCGGTGGCCGAGCAGGGGTGGGCCTGCAAGGAGCAGAATTACTCGATCAACAGGCCGCTCCGGCAGTGGCTGGAAGAGCGGGTGCTTGCTGACAAGGACCTGCAGCTGGTCCTGCCGGCAACCGTGGAAGAACCCTCATGGCTTGCCCCGGCGACCGGCCTGCCCGGTCCTGATGCGCCCCTGCCGGAACTGTCCCGGGTGGTTCTGCGATCCCGGCCCGCCTTTATCCGGGAGGAGGAGATCAACGACCTCGTCCTGGCCCATAATTTTTTTGAGAGCCGGATCAACCCGTCCGGCAATTTCTCCAAGTATCTCATCGACAACCTTGACAACAGGACCGTGAGCGAGCAGGTGACCGGGCTTGTCTGGCAGCGGGCCGGCTCCGGGCTCTTGTCCCATCGCAAGGCGCTCGCCTGGTGCGCGGAGCGCAATAAAGCCCGGTTCGGCAATCGGGACACCTGGCGGCTGCCCACCATTGAGGAGGCCCTGTCGCTCCTGACTCCGGAGAAGAATGAAACGGGCTTTTATCTCCATCCCTGCTTCAGCGCGGAACAGGGGTATATTCTCACCGGCGACCGTCGTAAGCCGGGCGGCCACTGGTTTGTGGATTTCCGGCAGGCCACCCTGTTCTGGGCCGCGGGCACTACCTTTGGCGGCGGCTTTGTTCGGCTCTGCGCGGACAGTTGAGGAAAAAGGAAAAAGGAGTTATAAAAAAAACAGGTGAGCTAATAAAATACACGGGTTAAACAAGCTCTGATTTTAACGCATTGATTCGATTCGTTGTCCGCAGGTGCGGTATGGGACATCGAGGAACTGGTGCCTGCCCTGTCGCCAGCTGAGTGCCCCAAACCGGAAACAACGCCCTTTCTCGGGAGCCGTGCCGCGGATTCTCAGGAAGGCGCGTAATGGCTGGCAACTTTCTTTTTATCCATGTCAACGAATGGGCCACGTTCGATTCGCCGGACGCCATTCCCATTTCCCAGGCCTATATTCTGGCCTATCTCAAAAAAAACGGTTTTTCCGGCCGGATTCTCGGCGACTACCAGGACCGTCCCCTCCAACCAGCCTTGGTCCGGGATGTGCTCCGGGAGCTGGCCCCGCCGGTGGTCGGTTTTTCGGTCTATGAGGAGAACATCAACCGGGTGCGGCTCTGGGCCAGGTATGTCAAGGAGTTGGCCCCGGACTGCCTGGTGCTTCTGGGTGGCCCCCAGGTTACCTTTA
Proteins encoded in this window:
- a CDS encoding DUF1566 domain-containing protein, which translates into the protein MSFWTKLGISGPGPLIDWEITPAATYGLFECRGDMTKVRSRAERYYYFYIDNWQQPATLCLMERGMRHARVLARVAAPQELIDSAVAEQGWACKEQNYSINRPLRQWLEERVLADKDLQLVLPATVEEPSWLAPATGLPGPDAPLPELSRVVLRSRPAFIREEEINDLVLAHNFFESRINPSGNFSKYLIDNLDNRTVSEQVTGLVWQRAGSGLLSHRKALAWCAERNKARFGNRDTWRLPTIEEALSLLTPEKNETGFYLHPCFSAEQGYILTGDRRKPGGHWFVDFRQATLFWAAGTTFGGGFVRLCADS